In Phyllobacterium zundukense, one DNA window encodes the following:
- the panC gene encoding pantoate--beta-alanine ligase: protein MKVITTIAELRAALKAERLKGKSIGLVPTMGYLHIGHMELVRRSKSVSAITVVSIFVNPTQFGPNEDLSTYPRDMEGDLAKLKAEGVDYVFTPEVAEIYRPGANTIVDNPVLSRVLIGKIRPGHFRGVTTVVTKLFNIVQPDHAFFGEKDYQQLTIIRRMVADLDMPIEITGVATVREPDGVACSSRNAMLTPADRKAAVVLAKSLAQAERMVAKGQRSVSAIRHAVRAVLETEKRGEIESVDIRDAQTLDPVSGKFKQPVVILLTVRFGKVRLIDQRVVG from the coding sequence ATGAAGGTCATCACCACCATTGCTGAACTGCGCGCCGCCCTCAAAGCTGAGCGGCTTAAAGGCAAATCCATCGGTCTCGTGCCGACCATGGGTTATCTGCACATAGGCCATATGGAACTGGTCCGCCGGTCGAAAAGCGTCAGCGCCATCACCGTGGTCTCAATCTTCGTCAACCCGACGCAGTTCGGGCCGAACGAGGACCTTTCAACCTATCCGCGCGACATGGAAGGCGACCTCGCCAAGCTCAAGGCCGAGGGTGTCGATTATGTCTTCACACCGGAAGTCGCCGAAATCTACCGGCCCGGCGCCAATACGATCGTCGACAATCCGGTCTTGTCGCGCGTATTGATTGGCAAGATCCGTCCCGGCCATTTTCGTGGCGTCACGACTGTCGTTACCAAACTGTTCAATATCGTGCAGCCGGACCATGCATTTTTCGGTGAGAAGGACTATCAGCAGCTGACGATCATCCGCCGCATGGTGGCCGATCTCGATATGCCGATTGAAATCACCGGTGTTGCGACGGTACGCGAGCCCGACGGCGTCGCCTGCTCGTCGCGCAATGCCATGTTGACGCCTGCCGATCGCAAGGCTGCTGTCGTTCTGGCGAAATCTCTGGCTCAGGCGGAGCGAATGGTTGCGAAGGGCCAACGCTCTGTCTCGGCCATTCGCCATGCGGTTCGCGCGGTTCTGGAAACCGAGAAGCGCGGCGAGATTGAGTCAGTTGACATTCGCGATGCTCAGACGCTCGACCCGGTTTCGGGAAAATTCAAACAGCCAGTCGTCATTCTCTTGACCGTGCGCTTCGGCAAGGTACGCCTGATCGACCAGCGGGTCGTAGGTTGA
- the nadC gene encoding carboxylating nicotinate-nucleotide diphosphorylase, protein MAYTPEGAQKAFPPSLPQLLIDDAVRAALLEDLGRAGDITTNATLPEDAVATAVLSSRETGTICGMGFARTAFALIEPSLKFTALVKDGARVKTGDGIARIEGNARAILSAERVALNFLMHLSGIASYTAKFADLIAHTNAKVCDTRKTIPGLRAFAKYAVKCGGGSNHRFGLDDAILIKDNHIAVAGGVAKAILAARAYAGHLVKIEVEVDGIKQFEEALSVHADVILLDNMGPELLEKAVKINAGRAKLEASGGIAFDTIKAIAETGVDYISTSKITMAAPTLDIGLDIEIA, encoded by the coding sequence ATGGCGTACACACCTGAGGGCGCACAAAAGGCCTTTCCTCCATCCTTGCCACAACTGCTGATCGACGATGCTGTGCGTGCCGCCTTGCTCGAAGATCTCGGCCGGGCAGGGGATATCACGACCAACGCAACTTTGCCGGAAGATGCCGTCGCTACGGCGGTTCTCTCCAGCCGCGAAACGGGTACGATCTGCGGCATGGGTTTTGCGCGGACAGCTTTTGCGCTCATCGAGCCTTCGCTGAAGTTCACCGCTCTGGTGAAAGACGGCGCGCGGGTCAAGACGGGCGATGGTATTGCGCGGATCGAAGGCAATGCGCGCGCCATTCTGTCTGCCGAACGGGTCGCTTTGAATTTCCTCATGCATTTGAGCGGCATCGCCAGCTATACGGCGAAATTCGCGGATCTGATCGCCCATACCAATGCCAAGGTCTGCGACACCCGCAAGACCATTCCTGGACTTCGCGCCTTCGCCAAATATGCGGTGAAATGCGGCGGCGGTTCCAACCATCGTTTCGGCCTCGACGATGCCATCCTGATCAAGGACAATCATATTGCTGTCGCTGGCGGCGTGGCAAAAGCCATTCTCGCGGCGCGTGCCTATGCCGGCCATCTGGTCAAGATCGAGGTGGAAGTGGATGGGATCAAGCAGTTCGAGGAAGCGTTGTCAGTCCATGCGGATGTGATTCTTCTTGATAATATGGGGCCGGAACTGCTTGAAAAGGCGGTGAAAATCAATGCTGGCCGCGCCAAACTCGAAGCATCGGGCGGCATTGCCTTTGACACGATCAAAGCGATCGCGGAAACCGGCGTCGACTACATTTCGACATCGAAGATCACCATGGCAGCGCCAACGCTGGATATCGGACTGGACATTGAAATCGCATGA
- a CDS encoding L-aspartate oxidase, giving the protein MSTQSEPVIIIGGGLAGLFCALKLAPRPVTVLAAAPIGRGASSAWAQAGIAAAVSEGDTMEKHVADTVAAGDGIVDEGIARLMAGEAASRVHDLLGYGVPFDRDLEGRLQVSREAAHSESRIVRVRGDMAGRAIMQALVKTVEDTPSIRVMEGYVVEDIMTEKGAVTGVIARTEAGRGSQVKLASRTVVIATGGIGHLYAVTTNPSEARGEGIGMAARAGAMMADMEFVQFHPTALDVNKDPAPLATEALRGHGATLINRAGERFMLKIDPDAELAPRDVVARGIYAEVMSGRGAWLDCTKAVGATFAEEFPTVYKYCRDAGIDPVIEPIPVVPAAHYFMGGILTDKDGRTSIDGLWACGECTSTGAHGANRLASNSLLEAVVFSARIAAKIGKGNAKHAEDWSKGSVDRDDLVAEADTAAMTRLRKTMSASFGVIRDRKGMLEGLKVILELQKTNRDAAFRNVLATAKMVAVSALRREESRGGHFRTDFPEKRPEWRHRTFLTLADAETAVDEIMELA; this is encoded by the coding sequence ATGTCCACCCAATCCGAACCCGTCATCATCATTGGTGGCGGTCTTGCTGGACTTTTCTGCGCCCTGAAACTCGCTCCACGGCCTGTCACGGTGCTTGCAGCTGCGCCGATCGGACGCGGTGCCTCCTCTGCCTGGGCGCAGGCAGGTATCGCCGCTGCCGTATCGGAAGGCGATACGATGGAAAAGCACGTGGCCGACACGGTCGCAGCGGGCGATGGCATCGTCGATGAAGGTATTGCCCGCCTGATGGCCGGGGAGGCTGCTTCCCGCGTCCACGATCTTCTCGGCTACGGCGTTCCCTTCGACCGCGATCTGGAGGGCCGCCTCCAGGTTTCGCGTGAAGCGGCGCACTCGGAAAGCCGCATCGTTCGCGTTCGCGGCGACATGGCCGGCCGCGCCATCATGCAGGCACTGGTCAAGACGGTCGAGGACACGCCGTCCATCCGGGTGATGGAGGGATATGTCGTCGAAGACATCATGACCGAAAAGGGCGCGGTGACTGGCGTCATCGCGCGAACCGAAGCGGGACGCGGCAGCCAGGTCAAACTGGCATCGCGAACAGTCGTCATAGCCACAGGTGGCATCGGCCATCTCTATGCTGTGACCACGAATCCGTCGGAAGCGCGCGGTGAGGGGATTGGCATGGCGGCTCGTGCCGGCGCAATGATGGCCGACATGGAATTCGTGCAGTTTCATCCGACGGCTTTGGACGTCAACAAGGACCCAGCACCACTGGCAACTGAAGCCCTGCGCGGGCATGGCGCAACGCTGATCAATCGCGCGGGCGAACGTTTCATGCTGAAGATCGATCCCGACGCAGAACTCGCACCGCGCGATGTCGTGGCACGTGGCATCTATGCCGAGGTCATGAGCGGGCGCGGCGCCTGGCTCGATTGCACCAAGGCCGTGGGCGCGACGTTTGCCGAAGAATTCCCCACCGTCTACAAATATTGCCGCGATGCCGGCATCGATCCCGTCATCGAACCCATCCCCGTTGTCCCCGCCGCACATTATTTCATGGGCGGAATCCTGACGGACAAGGACGGACGCACGTCGATCGATGGCCTTTGGGCCTGCGGTGAATGCACATCGACAGGCGCACATGGCGCCAACAGGCTGGCGTCGAATTCGCTGCTCGAAGCGGTGGTGTTTTCTGCCCGCATCGCCGCCAAGATTGGCAAGGGTAACGCGAAACACGCGGAAGACTGGTCTAAGGGCTCAGTCGACAGGGACGATCTGGTTGCCGAGGCCGATACGGCCGCGATGACCAGGCTGCGTAAGACGATGAGCGCCAGTTTTGGCGTCATCCGTGATCGCAAAGGTATGCTGGAAGGGCTGAAGGTCATCCTCGAATTGCAAAAAACCAATCGCGACGCGGCTTTCCGCAATGTGCTGGCGACCGCAAAAATGGTCGCTGTCAGCGCTTTGCGTCGCGAGGAAAGCCGTGGAGGCCATTTCCGCACGGACTTTCCCGAGAAGCGGCCCGAATGGCGGCACAGGACATTTTTGACCCTGGCCGATGCCGAAACCGCAGTGGACGAGATAATGGAGCTGGCTTGA
- the nadA gene encoding quinolinate synthase NadA, with product MTSTRPTSDRIANDRNEGQTAADRFGILEMPDLSYTPEVAAETENLYQRVAHHIPRIEWPVYAPYVAAINRLKKQRNAVILAHNYQTPEIFHCVADIVGDSLQLAKEATKVDADIIVQCGVHFMAETSKLLNPQKTVLIPDMRAGCSLAESITGADVRLLRETYPGVPIVTYVNTSAEVKAESDICCTSANAVQVVESFGVDRVLCIPDEFLAQNVAAQTKVKILTWKGHCEVHERFTADELLAYRAADPDIQIIAHPECPPEVVAIADFTGSTSGMINYVKDHRPAKVLLVTECSMASNIESEVPDVKFIKPCNLCPHMKRITLPNILESLVYMREEIHVDPLVGERARLAVERMVNLKN from the coding sequence ATGACCAGCACCCGCCCGACCAGTGACCGCATTGCCAATGATCGCAATGAGGGGCAAACCGCAGCGGATCGTTTTGGTATTCTTGAAATGCCGGATCTTTCATATACGCCCGAGGTCGCGGCGGAGACCGAGAATCTCTACCAGCGTGTCGCCCATCATATCCCGCGCATCGAATGGCCTGTCTACGCGCCCTATGTGGCAGCAATCAACCGGCTGAAAAAGCAGCGCAATGCGGTTATCCTCGCGCACAACTACCAGACACCGGAGATTTTTCACTGCGTCGCCGACATCGTCGGCGATTCCCTGCAGCTCGCCAAGGAAGCCACCAAGGTCGATGCCGACATCATCGTTCAGTGCGGCGTCCACTTTATGGCGGAGACATCGAAGCTGCTCAATCCGCAGAAGACGGTTTTGATTCCGGACATGAGGGCAGGCTGTTCGCTCGCCGAGTCGATCACTGGGGCCGACGTGCGTCTGCTCCGCGAAACCTATCCGGGCGTGCCGATCGTCACCTATGTGAACACTTCCGCAGAAGTGAAGGCGGAAAGCGATATTTGCTGCACGTCGGCCAATGCGGTTCAGGTGGTCGAGAGCTTCGGCGTCGATCGTGTATTGTGCATTCCTGATGAATTCCTTGCCCAGAATGTTGCCGCACAGACCAAGGTCAAGATTCTCACCTGGAAGGGCCATTGCGAAGTGCATGAGCGCTTTACCGCCGACGAATTGCTTGCGTACAGGGCGGCCGATCCGGATATCCAGATTATTGCCCATCCGGAATGCCCGCCGGAAGTCGTTGCCATCGCTGATTTCACCGGTTCCACGAGCGGTATGATCAATTATGTGAAGGACCACCGTCCGGCCAAGGTCCTTCTGGTGACCGAATGCTCGATGGCTTCCAATATCGAATCGGAAGTGCCGGATGTGAAATTCATCAAACCGTGCAATCTCTGCCCGCATATGAAACGCATCACCTTGCCGAACATTCTCGAGAGCCTCGTCTATATGCGCGAGGAGATCCATGTCGACCCGTTGGTTGGCGAACGCGCGCGGCTTGCCGTTGAACGCATGGTCAATCTGAAGAATTGA
- a CDS encoding MFS transporter: MSQSQTTAVKQTGIPWLIIIAGCLIALMTFGPRSAMGFFQLPLLAEKGWDRTTFGMAMALQNLCWGAGQPFFGAIADKFGTWRVLFISAILYCGGLLLMAWATSPGLLYLGGGVLVGLGVASGSFGIILSAFARNVSAANRTFVFGIGTAAGSAGMFVFAPISQGLIDRFGWSDGLVYLGIAMLIIPILAIPLRGNSSSGRVSETQYKQSIGEALREAFGHKSYLLLTTGFFVCGFQVAFITAHFPAYIGDIGIDATYAVLALALIGFFNIIGSLASGVISQRYSKPKFLAYLYLGRSVLVTAFLLLPQTGTSVIVFSILMGLMWLSTVPPTNSLVAIMFGTRHLGLLGGIVFFSHQIGSFLGVWLGGYLYDHFGSYNPVWWLGVVLGIFAAIVHWPIQETAAYRPALQPAE, translated from the coding sequence ATGTCGCAGAGCCAAACAACAGCCGTCAAGCAAACTGGTATACCGTGGCTGATTATCATCGCCGGTTGCCTTATTGCGCTGATGACGTTTGGTCCGCGCTCTGCCATGGGCTTCTTCCAGCTACCGCTGCTCGCCGAGAAAGGCTGGGATCGCACGACCTTCGGCATGGCAATGGCGCTGCAGAATCTCTGCTGGGGAGCAGGACAGCCCTTCTTCGGCGCGATCGCCGACAAGTTTGGCACTTGGCGTGTGCTGTTCATTTCAGCGATCCTCTATTGCGGTGGTCTTTTGTTAATGGCGTGGGCCACTTCGCCAGGCTTGCTCTATCTGGGTGGCGGCGTGCTGGTGGGACTTGGCGTTGCATCAGGCTCCTTCGGCATCATCCTGTCGGCCTTTGCCCGCAATGTTTCCGCGGCCAACCGAACCTTCGTTTTCGGTATCGGCACCGCCGCCGGTTCAGCCGGGATGTTCGTTTTTGCACCTATCAGCCAGGGACTGATCGATCGATTTGGCTGGTCTGACGGCTTGGTCTATCTCGGGATTGCCATGCTGATCATCCCGATTCTTGCCATACCGCTCCGGGGCAATTCTTCCAGCGGCAGGGTCAGTGAAACGCAATACAAACAGTCGATTGGCGAAGCCCTGAGGGAAGCCTTCGGGCACAAGAGCTACCTGTTGCTGACGACCGGCTTCTTCGTCTGCGGTTTCCAGGTGGCTTTTATCACCGCGCATTTTCCTGCCTATATCGGCGATATCGGCATCGATGCGACCTATGCGGTGCTTGCTTTGGCCCTGATCGGCTTCTTCAATATCATCGGCTCCCTGGCGTCTGGCGTCATCAGCCAACGCTACTCCAAGCCGAAATTCCTTGCCTATCTCTATCTTGGCCGATCCGTATTGGTCACCGCCTTCCTGCTGTTGCCGCAGACAGGAACCTCGGTAATCGTCTTCTCGATCCTGATGGGTCTGATGTGGCTCTCGACAGTGCCGCCAACGAATTCACTTGTCGCCATCATGTTCGGCACACGCCACCTCGGCCTGCTCGGTGGCATCGTCTTTTTCTCGCACCAGATCGGTTCATTCCTCGGGGTCTGGCTCGGCGGCTATCTCTACGACCATTTTGGCAGCTACAATCCAGTCTGGTGGCTTGGCGTCGTCCTTGGCATCTTCGCGGCCATCGTTCATTGGCCGATCCAGGAAACAGCAGCGTATCGCCCTGCTCTCCAGCCTGCGGAATAG
- a CDS encoding glycoside hydrolase family 5 protein — protein sequence MRILTALLLSLGLTCGAHAADLASFWDTPQHGGNSFNRLPPDQAYFDALKKYGASWVRLSYDKWKPAKRDFLIGDADHYEGIPTSDLATLKATLDRADKAGLKVVITPLSLPSMRWAQNNGGKFDDRLWQDKARWQDAARFWNDLAAALKDHPSIVAYNLINETAPEKKGGLQEHASTADMQSWYKTQKGGSRDLLAFYDMVIAEIRKVDAVTPIMADAGWYAAADAFTYWPSALGDKNVLYSFHMYEPYDATSAPNMKREKPYAYPGEVPYAGTNVVWNAQKVSEYLAEPVKWAKSHGVPLNRLVAGEFGCMRRLAGCKTHLDDVLTALDSNKLHWAFYSFREDSWDGMDYELGAGKVHWKYWEAIDANAPDPAKRNATPEFEPIRNRLQP from the coding sequence ATGCGCATTTTGACGGCACTTCTTCTTTCTCTGGGTTTGACATGCGGCGCGCATGCCGCCGATCTCGCCAGTTTCTGGGACACTCCCCAGCATGGCGGCAATAGTTTTAATCGCCTACCGCCCGATCAAGCCTATTTCGACGCACTGAAAAAATATGGCGCAAGCTGGGTACGGCTTTCCTACGATAAATGGAAACCGGCCAAACGCGACTTCCTTATTGGGGATGCAGATCATTATGAGGGCATTCCAACGAGCGATCTTGCGACGCTCAAAGCCACGCTGGATCGTGCCGACAAGGCGGGTCTCAAAGTCGTCATCACACCGCTATCCTTGCCCTCGATGCGCTGGGCTCAGAACAATGGCGGCAAGTTCGATGACCGGCTGTGGCAGGACAAGGCCAGGTGGCAGGATGCCGCCCGCTTCTGGAACGATCTGGCCGCCGCCCTGAAGGATCATCCTTCTATCGTCGCCTACAATCTGATCAATGAAACGGCACCGGAAAAGAAGGGCGGGCTGCAGGAACACGCGAGCACTGCGGACATGCAGTCCTGGTATAAGACGCAGAAAGGCGGCTCGCGCGATTTGCTGGCCTTCTACGACATGGTCATTGCGGAAATCCGCAAGGTGGACGCTGTAACGCCGATCATGGCTGATGCGGGCTGGTATGCGGCGGCGGACGCCTTCACCTATTGGCCGTCGGCCCTTGGCGACAAGAATGTGCTCTACAGCTTTCACATGTATGAACCCTATGACGCGACCAGTGCCCCCAACATGAAACGGGAAAAACCCTATGCCTATCCGGGCGAGGTGCCTTATGCCGGCACAAACGTCGTGTGGAATGCGCAGAAAGTTTCGGAATATCTGGCGGAGCCGGTCAAATGGGCCAAGTCGCATGGGGTGCCGCTCAATCGTCTGGTTGCCGGCGAATTCGGCTGCATGCGCAGGCTCGCCGGGTGCAAGACACATCTCGACGACGTGCTGACGGCGCTTGATAGCAACAAGCTGCACTGGGCCTTCTACAGCTTCCGCGAAGATAGCTGGGACGGCATGGATTACGAACTCGGTGCCGGAAAAGTGCACTGGAAATACTGGGAGGCGATTGACGCCAACGCGCCGGACCCGGCGAAGCGCAATGCTACACCGGAGTTCGAGCCGATCCGCAACCGTCTCCAGCCCTGA
- a CDS encoding PaaI family thioesterase, which yields MSFDDATAAIAFPGGIGLLPLGDLATRGGLDILQAMLRGDYPAPPMAKTLSFTLHEVEQDRVVFKGLPRPEHLNPLGGIHGGWVATLMDSALACCVMTTLKPGEAYTTAEFKVNLVRPLTPDTGVVFCEGRLIHRGRTLATSEAFLKDRNGKLLAHGTETCAIFPLESFVRGK from the coding sequence ATGAGCTTTGATGATGCGACTGCTGCCATCGCGTTTCCGGGCGGCATTGGCCTGCTGCCGCTTGGCGATCTCGCAACCCGCGGCGGTCTCGACATTCTGCAGGCAATGCTGCGCGGAGATTATCCTGCCCCACCAATGGCCAAGACACTCTCCTTTACATTGCACGAGGTCGAGCAGGACCGTGTCGTCTTCAAAGGCCTGCCGAGACCTGAACATCTCAATCCACTGGGCGGGATTCATGGCGGCTGGGTTGCCACTTTGATGGATTCCGCGCTGGCCTGCTGCGTCATGACCACGCTGAAGCCGGGCGAGGCCTATACGACGGCTGAATTCAAGGTAAATCTGGTACGCCCGTTAACTCCGGATACGGGCGTTGTCTTCTGCGAAGGACGGCTCATTCATCGCGGCCGTACGCTGGCGACATCCGAAGCCTTTCTGAAAGACAGGAATGGCAAGCTTCTCGCCCATGGCACCGAAACCTGCGCGATCTTTCCGCTCGAAAGCTTCGTTCGCGGCAAATAA
- the recO gene encoding DNA repair protein RecO — protein sequence MEWRDEGIILGTRRHGETSAILELMTREHGRHLGLVRGGRSRRMQPLLQPGNRIDVVWRARMDEHLGMMQVEPVSFAAARLIEQPVALYGLQLAAAHLRLLPERDPHQNLFEILAVILEHCEDTLIAGELLLRFEVLMLEELGFGLDLKRCAATGSDQDLAYVSPKSGRAVSREAGAPWADKLLEMPPFMVSSSVRAASLAEIMAAFRLTSFFFNRHVWEPRAQKAPEARDGFLSAVSRSLSNAPGQGRVVQERTVLP from the coding sequence ATGGAATGGCGAGACGAAGGTATCATCCTTGGAACGAGGCGGCACGGGGAAACCAGCGCCATCCTTGAACTGATGACGCGCGAACACGGCCGTCATCTGGGCCTGGTGCGCGGCGGACGCTCCCGCCGCATGCAGCCGCTGCTCCAGCCTGGCAACCGCATCGACGTGGTCTGGCGCGCGCGCATGGACGAGCATCTCGGCATGATGCAGGTCGAGCCTGTCAGCTTTGCGGCAGCCCGGCTTATCGAACAGCCAGTCGCACTCTATGGGCTGCAGCTTGCAGCCGCGCATCTGCGCCTTCTGCCGGAGCGTGATCCCCATCAAAACCTCTTTGAAATCCTGGCCGTCATTCTTGAGCATTGCGAAGACACGCTGATCGCCGGTGAACTGCTGTTGCGGTTCGAGGTGTTGATGCTGGAAGAGCTGGGGTTCGGCCTTGATCTGAAGCGCTGTGCGGCGACGGGCAGCGATCAGGACCTTGCCTATGTGTCGCCGAAATCGGGGCGCGCAGTCTCGCGTGAGGCCGGGGCGCCGTGGGCTGACAAGCTTCTGGAAATGCCGCCCTTCATGGTCAGTTCAAGCGTGCGCGCTGCGTCGCTCGCCGAAATCATGGCAGCCTTCCGCCTGACCAGTTTCTTCTTCAACCGCCACGTCTGGGAGCCGCGGGCACAAAAGGCGCCGGAAGCGCGTGATGGCTTTCTGAGCGCTGTTTCAAGATCGTTGTCAAATGCACCGGGGCAGGGACGCGTCGTGCAGGAAAGGACTGTTCTTCCATGA
- the era gene encoding GTPase Era, giving the protein MTDQEQTPEVETKSDVPTRSGFIALIGAPNAGKSTLVNQLVGSKVSIVTHKVQTTRALVRGIVIHEQTQMVLVDTPGIFKPKRRLDRAMVTTAWGGAKDADLILVLIDVEQGIDEEAEAILGSLHEKKRKVILVLNKVDRIEAPKLLELAQKANEKVNFDKTFMISALKGYGCKDLLKYLADNLPEGPWYYPEDQISDMPMRMLAAEITREKLYLRLHNELPYSSTIETESWEEKPDGSVRIQQVIYVERDSQKKIVLGHEGQAIKSIGQAARKELMEILEQKVHLFLFVKVRDNWGNDPERYREMGLEFPH; this is encoded by the coding sequence ATGACTGATCAGGAACAGACACCCGAGGTCGAAACAAAGTCCGATGTTCCAACGCGCTCGGGCTTTATCGCCTTGATTGGTGCGCCGAATGCCGGCAAATCGACCCTGGTCAACCAGTTGGTCGGCAGCAAGGTATCCATCGTCACCCACAAGGTACAGACGACGCGTGCCCTTGTTCGCGGCATCGTCATTCATGAGCAGACGCAGATGGTCCTGGTTGATACCCCCGGTATCTTCAAGCCGAAGCGCCGTCTTGACCGCGCCATGGTGACGACCGCCTGGGGCGGGGCGAAGGACGCCGACCTTATTCTGGTGCTGATCGATGTCGAGCAAGGGATCGATGAGGAGGCGGAAGCTATCCTCGGTAGCCTGCACGAGAAGAAGCGCAAAGTGATCCTCGTTCTCAACAAGGTTGACCGCATCGAAGCGCCGAAGCTTCTGGAATTGGCCCAGAAAGCCAATGAAAAGGTCAATTTCGACAAGACCTTCATGATTTCGGCGCTGAAGGGTTATGGCTGCAAGGATTTGTTGAAGTACCTTGCCGACAATTTGCCGGAAGGGCCTTGGTATTATCCGGAGGACCAGATTTCCGATATGCCCATGCGCATGCTTGCGGCGGAAATCACCCGGGAGAAGCTCTATCTGCGCCTGCACAACGAATTGCCCTATTCCTCGACCATCGAGACGGAAAGCTGGGAAGAAAAGCCGGACGGTTCTGTCCGCATCCAGCAGGTCATCTATGTCGAGCGCGACAGCCAGAAGAAGATCGTGCTCGGCCATGAGGGCCAGGCGATCAAATCCATCGGCCAGGCGGCGCGCAAGGAACTGATGGAAATCCTGGAGCAGAAGGTCCACCTGTTCCTTTTCGTCAAGGTTCGTGACAATTGGGGCAATGATCCCGAGCGTTACCGCGAAATGGGCCTTGAATTCCCGCACTGA
- the rnc gene encoding ribonuclease III yields MSLSADAVRRLEEKTRHTFRDLGRLERALTHASARPSAGSDYERLEFLGDRVLGLVIAELLFRAYPTASEGELSLRLNSLVNADTCAAVADEIGLHEFIRTGSDVKGLADKRLKSLRADVVESLIATIYLDGGLEAAQPFIERYWDARSREINSAQRDPKTELQEWAHQQNGAQPLYTVVGRTGPDHDPQFTVKVDVKGFEPATGMGRSKRIAEQEAAVALLYREGVRQKAQEEDTK; encoded by the coding sequence ATGAGCCTGTCCGCCGACGCCGTTCGCAGACTGGAAGAAAAGACGAGGCACACTTTCCGCGATCTCGGCCGTCTGGAACGCGCGCTTACCCATGCAAGCGCACGGCCCTCGGCCGGATCCGATTATGAGCGTCTCGAATTTCTCGGTGACCGCGTGCTCGGACTGGTCATCGCTGAACTCTTGTTTCGAGCCTACCCGACAGCGAGTGAAGGCGAATTGTCATTGCGCCTGAACTCTCTCGTGAACGCCGATACCTGTGCCGCTGTCGCGGACGAAATCGGTCTGCATGAGTTCATCCGCACGGGCTCGGATGTAAAGGGCCTGGCGGACAAACGCCTCAAGAGCCTGCGCGCGGATGTGGTTGAATCGTTGATCGCCACGATTTATCTGGACGGCGGACTGGAAGCGGCGCAACCTTTCATCGAGCGTTACTGGGATGCCCGCTCGCGCGAGATCAATTCGGCGCAGCGCGATCCGAAGACAGAATTGCAGGAATGGGCGCACCAGCAGAATGGCGCGCAGCCTCTATATACCGTTGTCGGCCGCACCGGACCGGACCATGATCCGCAGTTTACGGTGAAGGTCGATGTCAAAGGCTTCGAACCTGCCACAGGTATGGGCCGTTCGAAGCGCATCGCGGAGCAGGAAGCTGCGGTCGCATTGCTTTATCGTGAAGGCGTCCGTCAGAAGGCGCAGGAAGAAGATACGAAATGA
- the lepB gene encoding signal peptidase I, producing MRHVSDKAVVKNSGGLGETISVIVQALLLALVIRTLLFQPFNIPSGSMRPTLLEGDYLFVSKFSYGYSKYSIPFAPDLFSGRIWAGEPKRGDIAVFRKPNDTSLDFIKRVIGLPGDKIQMRAGVLYINDVAVPREKVGQIDNSDVTEVNRPVDVYRETLPNGIAYDTLDLTPNGLGDDTREFVVPAGHYFMMGDNRDNSSDSRFDVGYVPLENFIGRANIIFFSIAGKASPLEIWRWPSELRFDRLLHSVNGAPDSVKSN from the coding sequence ATGAGACACGTGAGCGACAAAGCTGTTGTGAAGAATTCTGGTGGTCTTGGCGAGACGATCAGCGTTATCGTGCAGGCGCTGCTGCTCGCACTGGTTATTCGGACATTGCTGTTTCAGCCCTTCAATATTCCCTCGGGTTCCATGCGGCCAACGCTGCTGGAGGGCGATTATCTCTTTGTCTCCAAGTTCTCCTACGGCTATTCGAAATATTCGATCCCGTTTGCACCGGACCTTTTTTCAGGTCGCATCTGGGCCGGTGAGCCGAAGCGCGGCGATATTGCCGTATTCCGCAAGCCGAATGACACATCGCTGGATTTCATCAAACGCGTGATTGGCCTGCCTGGCGACAAGATTCAGATGCGTGCTGGCGTGCTCTATATCAATGACGTGGCCGTACCGCGCGAGAAGGTCGGTCAGATCGACAATTCGGACGTTACAGAAGTTAACCGCCCGGTCGATGTCTACCGCGAAACTTTGCCGAACGGCATTGCCTATGACACGCTCGACCTGACACCGAATGGCCTTGGCGATGACACGCGGGAATTCGTCGTACCGGCTGGCCATTATTTCATGATGGGTGACAATCGTGACAACTCCAGCGATAGCCGCTTCGACGTTGGCTACGTGCCGCTCGAGAACTTCATCGGTCGCGCTAACATCATTTTCTTCTCGATTGCCGGCAAGGCAAGCCCGCTTGAAATCTGGCGTTGGCCTTCGGAACTGCGGTTCGATCGTCTGCTGCACAGCGTCAACGGTGCTCCTGACTCAGTAAAAAGCAATTGA